The DNA region acctaatggcagtcaggctacctctggcgagcacatggagggctgtgcggccccccaaagaaatgccaccccacaccatgactgacccaccgccaaaccggtcatgctggaggatgttgcaggcagcacaACGTTATCCACGACGTCTCCatactctgtcacgtctgtcacatgtgctcagtgtgaacctgctttcatctgtgaagagcacagggcgccagtggcgaatttgccaatcttggtgttctctggcaaatgccagatgtcctgcacggtgttgggctgtaagcacaacccccacctgtggacgtcgagccctcataccaccctcatggagtctgtttctgaccgtttgagtagACACAAGCACATttgcctgctggaggtaattttgcagggctctggcagtgctcctccttgcacaaaggcggaggtagcggtcctgctgctgggttgttgccctcctacggcctcctccacgtctcctgatgtactggcctgtctcctggtagcgcctccatgctctggatactacgctgacagacacagcaaaccttcttgccacagctcgcattgaggTGCCATCCtgaatgagctgcactacctgagccacctgtgtgggttgtagactccgtctcgtgctaccactagagtgaaagcaccggcagcattcaaaagggaccaaaacatcagccacgaagcataggaactgagaagtggtctgtggtcaccacctgcagaaccactcctttattgggggtgtcttgctaattgcctaatttccacctgttgtctattgcatttgcacaacagcatgttacatttattgtcaatcagtgttgcttcctaagtggacagtttgatttcacagaagtgtgattgacttgtagttacattgtgttgtttaagtgtttcctttatttttttgagcagtgtatttttgttcagtatatttataaACCACAAGAGAGATCGTATGTCAAACTGATCCAGTCCAAACTCCTGTGGCTGGGTCCAAACAATATCATGACTACAAGTGTATTAGTCAGAAGATGATTTGCCAATACTAGGGGTGTTATCAGATTACTTTCTACAAAATCTGGCAAACTTGACAATATAAGTCCATTATCCCGTTGGGAGATCTTTTCTTTAAATAATGTCTCCAAGTTTCTTTGGTCTGCAACGGGGGGTCACATTCAAGTAGAACATCACAAAGGCTCACAGAACACCTGAGCAAAGCCTACACAATATCAATTTCCAACATCTGAAAGCGGTGTCATGTCTTATTGCATCGCAGTCATAAATTCTGAAATGGTTCGATGTTCAGGTTTCGAAATGGTTGCAGCTTCTGAAATGGTAGGCGTCAGGTTGAAAtgtttgtcctctcctctcccccattcatccatccatcgaTGCAGCCTCTATGTATCATTCACTGTACGTCCCAGATCTCACAGAGGAGGGGGGTGAACTTGTGGTCGCTCATGCGCCAAGAGGTAAGCATCTCGGCGTGGTGGTGATTGAGGGTTCGCAGTTCGGTCAGACGTCCCAGGAGACGGGCAAAGTGCTGGGGCTCCAGCGGGTGCTGCATTGCACAGAACCTCCTGAGCAACTCCAGCATAGGCTCCTGCAGCCTCTCCACTGCCTGCTGGTCTTTCAGGTATGGCCGGTCTGTAGAGGATAATAAATTAAAGGGGAAGTTCCGTATTTTACAACCTAATGACAGATGGCTTTTTaccctgaaagtagtctataGGCAGAGAGAAACTGTATTCCATGGTTCAGTTTACAAACTTCAGATAACTTTAGCCACCACTAGCTAAAAAGGATTAATAGAGGCATGCAGCACATCAACTTTAAGCAACATCAAACCAAATAATTGAGTTTATTTCAGTTGATTTGACCATTACATTTTTACTTGTGCCACATGCCCAGCAGTCAGCTCACCTGGTGACAGGATGGTAATGGCGGTGAGAAGGGCGTGTTCTTCCGGCATCATCTGGAGTTCCCCGATGCTTTTGTAGAAGTTGAACATGGGTGTAATGAACGCCTCTGATATTCCTAGAAAAGATGTGGAGATGCGTATTCAATGCACAACCATTGGATGGCAGTATTTTCCATAGATGGCAGTATAGTTCATATATCACTGAGGGGAATGGGTTAAAACATGGGTTAAAGCAAAGATTATGTACTGATACTTACTATTATGTACTGATACTTACTATAATTCCCATACAGTCCCACTATAATGAACCAAAATATGTGATATAAGATTTGAGGTAACATACTATTGGCGTATacctacccccacctccaccaaaACAATTCACCCACTCCAGTCAGAAACATCAGAGCCATAAGCTTTCAGAAATGCCAGGAGCgcacaaagagggagagagggggacaataGGGCTCTTGATGTTTAGATAAAGAACAATAGCCTCTTTAGACACCACATCTCTATTTTCCCCTCAGACTGGCCTTTAGCTTGAATATCTCTCCACCAATCCATTCACTCTGGAGAGGTGCCAAGAGACGGAGTGACGCAGTTTATGGAGGATAAATCATTGGCATAGCTCTAACTGATCCAGTCTAGCATCATCTAGCATCATTTACTCCCCTACCACACTGCCTGGCACAATGCCCATACGCGCTCACAACGGAATGAACCCCAACCTGGCGGGCAGTGGTCAGTTTACGTGGGTGATCCACACCTGGCCAGGGATCAACAGGTCCGTACACTGCTAGTCTGCCAGCATCCTCGTCAGATAGATCAGCAGATAGAGCAGGTCCATCCATTATTCATACCAGACCTGCGTGGCTGCCTGCAGACAGATctaatctacagtacagtatgggagttgtgtgtgtgtgtgtgtgtgtgtgtgtgtgtgtgtgtgtgtgtgtggtggaggagaggtggaggagagggctgGAGGCCCTCACAAGGTGATGAGTCAGAGAGGAAGTGTATACAACCACAGATTGTGGTAAAAACAATACAACTTCATGATAATAGTGATGATAACCACCATTTAGTTCTAGTAACAGAAGTATACTTGTTGATGTATATTAGAGTATTGTCATAGTATTTTCCCTTAAATGCTCCAGATTCCCAGTATGAACATACCACTCTTACGTATCCTGTCCTCCAGCACCTCTGTATGTCCATGGGGTAGCTTCCTGGTAAACACCTGTGCTGAGCGCAGGAACATGGCCTCCACTGCCGAGCCCTTTAACAGAGCTATCTGATCCTCATGGTCCAGGGCAGAGAAACCTGTCAGGGCCGTatccacgcacgcacgcacacaagcatGCAAACACAGTCAGGAGAGGCTATTgcaaggaggaagggaaggaaggatggaCCTCCCCTACGGTTTGTGAGAAATAAAAAATTATGAAACAGAAAAAATCCTGCTAGTAAATAAAACTAGGCTAAATAAAGTCACTCAGTAGAAGCCTCAACAGAAAGACATTAGTTAAGGAAGACTTTTATTTCCATTTCAATGCAGTGTAACAGAGGTGGTTTGGTGAACTATGCTTctgtgatgagtaaccttgcctgagacctgaagacttgtgttagctTCCTGAGTTAATGCCTAGACCTTTGCTCAGTGGACGAACACAGTCTTGTGTCACTGTAATGACCCGTATCAGTACCCGCTCTGACTTATGATATTAAGTCAAACAAGTTAATTGTTGTTATCATGTTGCTATTGTGCTGGAAATGttttatgtttgtgcttttctaataactaATTTCTGTGTTCAATTCacgtgcttttctaataaccgtTTTCTGTGTTCTgcgaatcctcactatcagtggCTGCAGTTTGGCAGAACACCCAGACAGTACGCCCTTTATTTTGAGAACGaaatatctcagtttcaaggtctcagcttagagagaagaagcctcgtgaggtaCTGGTCTgttacatgttatgaaccagtattagTCGGTCACATGAATTAGACTATTAGTATGGAGTACAAAAGGCCAGAGGTTGACTGATAATTAATAGGAGTATCCTATATTCTACTTCTTTCAAGAGAAAAGGTTGGAATGACCATTATCATAGAAGTCCAGACCTGGAATGTTTTTGGTAAACTCCACCAGCACTTGAACATGACTGGTGGCCATCTCTGTCAAAAGGAGGAAGTTCTCATCTGCATTGAAATACTCCTGTAGCTGGAGAAACAAGGGGACACAAAAGACAATTACAGAATGTGTGTGAAGTTTTATGACACTGCTGGCTGATAAGGAGAGTTGTGCAACTGCATCTAAGTTATgagggagagaacagtctgacttctACTGGGATAGAGAGCATGTGGTATAAGTCATTGCTGGAGTCTTACTTGGAAATCATCTACTCTGGGATTACAAGGGTCTCTTATGGTGTCTTCCATGAACTGCGAATAAGTCTGAGTTGTAAAGCATATACGATGGCTTGCTGAAAGACAAATCATTTGCTAGAATTGTAGGAGATATCACATACCAGTTTTTTGGCCATGTCTTGAGGGATTCGATGTTTCTGGTAAGCTCCTACGATGAAGCTCAAAATAGCCTGCTGCTCTTGACTGAGCTCAATCTTCTCCTGAAAGAAAACCATTAGCAATCAGTTTTTAATCTATTCTGTATGACACTAAGGCTATTTATGAGTCATACTTTTAAAGTGTCAGTCTTAGCTGTGAGTAATACAATCTATTGGTGGCAACAGGGCTTTAGAAATGTTGATATATTCATAGTTAATTTTAACACTGGGCTGTCATTATCATGCTATTCCCATATCCAGTAATCAGTATAGGGCATTTAA from Oncorhynchus mykiss isolate Arlee chromosome 1, USDA_OmykA_1.1, whole genome shotgun sequence includes:
- the LOC110522782 gene encoding bile acid receptor isoform X3, encoding MQYPSVEPTMSSPPYYSNQNYYPQYSVEEWYSPTEMYELRKEPLEGSYDVEMEEASAIVPAVCKRTRHTSHAGRVKGEELCVVCGDKASGYHYNALTCEGCKGFFRRSITKNAVYKCKSKGTCEMDMYMRRKCQECRLRKCKEMGMLAECLLTEIQCKSKRLRKNTKASPGESTWDETEGGDNGDSKQVTSTTKLSKEKIELSQEQQAILSFIVGAYQKHRIPQDMAKKLLQEYFNADENFLLLTEMATSHVQVLVEFTKNIPGFSALDHEDQIALLKGSAVEAMFLRSAQVFTRKLPHGHTEVLEDRIRKSGISEAFITPMFNFYKSIGELQMMPEEHALLTAITILSPDRPYLKDQQAVERLQEPMLELLRRFCAMQHPLEPQHFARLLGRLTELRTLNHHHAEMLTSWRMSDHKFTPLLCEIWDVQ